Within the Trichoderma breve strain T069 chromosome 3, whole genome shotgun sequence genome, the region tttctttttttttttttttctcacgACAGCTTACCTGACCTGGCTGGACCTGGATGGAACCTGGCCCGGCCCTGGAGGGAAAACTAAGTTCGGCGAGGAGGGGGCCGCTAGCAGGCCGCTTCAGAGCCTGGACACGGGCGTTTTTCTTGGGGGGTCCCTGGGTGGGTGCATTCCATTCATCTCCTGAGTGAAGATTGCACGGATGGGATTTGATTCGGGTATGTTGGGTTTTTTGTCTGGGGATTGACGTGTGGTGCGGTGCTGTACATAACTTGTGGCACGTGGGATTGCGTTTGGGATTGATATTTCGCGTGCATCAGTGTCGTGCGAAGATGGACAGATAGCAGATAGTGATTGATGGGCAGGTCGCACAGAAACTTGAACTCTCAAGATTGATGGCCTTATCAATTGACGCCCACTGCCAGCTGTAGGTTGTTCGCTTGAGGCGATGGATGCGCTGTATTACAGTGGAGGCCACCCTGCCTGCCCTGCTGCGTCCAGTCCAGCGAGGCCAAGCGCCGCCCCaggccagcaccagcacaaaACCTGAACCCActcttcccttctttttcgcCTGGccagggaaaaaaaagcttgcctcttctctttctctctcccacCACACAAAAGCGAACCCCGTCAAAGCCTCTCTTTTGACGATCCTCCGCAAGAAGACGACCTCTTTTTGCCCAACGACGACCGACGATagccatcatcgtccatcGATCCAGCATCGATTCCACGGCTCTGCAACGGCTACCCGTTTGACGGGACTTTCCAGACGCGACGACTTCGGGCTGATTGTTTGGCTGCGCCCACAGCAACAAAGGACGCTGAGAGCAGACGAAGGCACACGAACTGCCCCCCCGCGAGGCCATCCCCATAACTAGAACTTTTTCCCCCCAAGCGACGAGCCCTTTTCGAGGCCACCCTAAACGGCGACGAACAGCTGCATCAACCCTTCAGCGGCTTTATTTCATTTCGTTTATTTTACGCCCATCCAGAGAGCAGAAGCCCATCGCGCGTTTAGAACCCTGTTTCTCATCCGCTGCGCCCTCTCTtagtctctttttttccctctctcgcGTTGGTCTCTGAAGCCATTTGCCGCATAGCTGTGAGTTTTTTcgcccttttttcccccacCTGGCGATGGCGCGCTCTCGTTCTATTTTTCGGCACCGAAAAGCAACCATCCTGCCGGCGATTGTCTGCTCCCCCTCATTTTTGacgagagaaggagagacggagagggaAAGGGGCGGCGTGATGGAATCACCACAACGGCAATCGTCTTTTGGATGGGCCAGATTGGGATCGCTCCTGTCATCGGGATGTTGGTCTGACTCTCATCAcgcccttttttctccccctcttACTCTTCGTTGCTCGAGTTGGGAGGCAACAAATTCCCCTCGATGACTAAACCCAAGCCATTGATGGTTCTCGtctattcttcttctaaCGCTCGATGGCAGGATTATCTCTCAATTATCAAAGTGCATATTGTCTAGTGTATTATCATCTGTCGTActgctctctttttccttctcgagGGGCCGCATTATTTTGCGCATCGGCCTGCTTCTAGCACGccctcccttctcttctcccgcgATTTCTTTAACGCGCAGCCTCTCTCGGCTTATTAATTCGATATACACGAACCGTCTCTCCCACGGGGAGCATCTATAAGATGGCTGACCAACACGAGGTCGATCTCGATTCTATAATTGACCGGCTGCTCGAGGTCCGAGGTAGCCGGCCTGGAAAGCAGgtccagcttctcgagaCTGAGATTCGCTTCCTCTGCACCAAGGCTCGCGAGATTTTCATTTCTCAGCCCATCCTCCTCGAGTTGGAGGCTCCCATCAAGGTAGGATAAAGCTGCCGTCACACCTACCCCCTTTGTCAGGGAGGAATGCCGGTGCAGTAGTGGTGCTGACTCGATACTTGGCAGATTTGCGGTGATATTCACGGCCAATACTATGATCTTCTGCGTCTGTTTGAGTATGGCGGCTTCCCCCCTGAAGCCAACTACCTCTTCCTAGGTGACTACGTCGACCGTGGCAAGCAGTCTCTCGAGACCATctgccttctcctcgccTACAAGATCAAGTATCCCGAGAACTTCTTCATTCTCCGTGGCAACCACGAGTGCGCCTCCATCAACCGTATCTACGGCTTCTACGATGAGTGCAAGCGGCGCTACAACATTAAGCTTTGGAAGACATTTACCGATTGCTTCAACTGCTTACccattgccgccatcatTGACGAGAAGATCTTCACCATGCACGGAGGTCTCAGCCCCGATCTGAACTCGATGGAGCAGATTCGTCGCGTCATGCGCCCCACTGATGTACGTGCCTCCTCTCTCTCGATAGCCTTCTACCCACAGAAGAATCCGGCTTCTTCGTTCTGTTGTCTCTCAAATCTGCTCCATCCGCTCCAACCAAGGGCAGCTCGTGCTCTAACTTGCTGGGACCGTCCGCTAACCTGTCTATGTCCTTAGATCCCCGATTGTGGACTGCTGTGTGATCTCCTGTGGTCCGATCCCGACAAGGACATTACCGGCTGGAGCGAAAACGACCGTGGTGTGTCATTCACCTTTGGTCCAGACGTGGTGTCTCGTTTCCTGCAGAAGCACGACATGGACCTCATCTGCCGTGCTCACCAGGTCGTCGAAGATGGCTACGAATTCTTCTCCAAGCGTCAACTCGTCACGCTGTTTAGTGCACCCAACTACTGTGGCGAGTTCGACAATGCAGGTGCCATGATGAGCGTGGACGAGAGTTTGCTCTGCTCATTCCAGGTTTGTGCAATCCACCCAAAGGCCTCCCAAATTACCCTACGGCTGGGATAgtctttttcatttctttcttcagaCCTCGGCTaaccttttttccctcttgatAGATTCTCAAGCCTGctgagaagaaacaaaagttCGGACGGCGTTAAACTAGCGGGATGACCTTGTTCGGTCTCTCGACTGAGCACGATCCATCTCGACGACTTGACACCGCcgacttttctttttgactCTCCGACTCTCTTCATACTCTGCAACCTCTTACGTCGCACCGTCGCAGGGCCCTGGTGGCGAGAACGGGTTGCCTGGAGAACTACACGCCGAGCCCTTCCTGCATTAATGTACCGACTCGGCGGTTAGCTCGCATCGCCTCTAATGTCCCAACATGCAAACTTCGTCACGACAAATGGCTGTTTCTTAGCTTCACAGATCAAATCATtcacagaaaaaaa harbors:
- a CDS encoding calcineurin-like phosphoesterase domain-containing protein yields the protein MADQHEVDLDSIIDRLLEVRGSRPGKQVQLLETEIRFLCTKAREIFISQPILLELEAPIKICGDIHGQYYDLLRLFEYGGFPPEANYLFLGDYVDRGKQSLETICLLLAYKIKYPENFFILRGNHECASINRIYGFYDECKRRYNIKLWKTFTDCFNCLPIAAIIDEKIFTMHGGLSPDLNSMEQIRRVMRPTDIPDCGLLCDLLWSDPDKDITGWSENDRGVSFTFGPDVVSRFLQKHDMDLICRAHQVVEDGYEFFSKRQLVTLFSAPNYCGEFDNAGAMMSVDESLLCSFQILKPAEKKQKFGRR